A single region of the Rhizobium sp. NLR16a genome encodes:
- the xdhC gene encoding xanthine dehydrogenase accessory protein XdhC has translation MKDLPTFLAAHPESVLVDITGTQGSTPREAGAFMLVSANALWGTIGGGQFEFMAIAKAREILAGTGGTAIMDIPLGPEIGQCCGGRTQLRFRRLTQALTDELKARLAGEIERLPEVFLFGAGHVGRALAAALAPLPLSVTVVETRQQELANLPDEIKARLVPMPEALVKDISAGGAVVILTHDHALDFLIAREALARTDLAYTGMIGSATKRATLASWLSREGDGEHGWMERLTLPIGGSTVRDKRPEVIAAMTAAEILTALAAYRMRSSS, from the coding sequence ATGAAGGACCTCCCCACCTTCCTCGCCGCCCACCCCGAGAGCGTCCTGGTCGACATCACCGGCACGCAAGGCTCCACTCCGCGCGAGGCCGGCGCTTTCATGCTTGTTTCGGCGAACGCCCTCTGGGGCACGATCGGTGGCGGGCAGTTCGAGTTCATGGCAATCGCAAAAGCGCGCGAGATTCTGGCTGGAACCGGCGGAACGGCCATCATGGACATCCCGCTCGGCCCCGAAATCGGCCAATGCTGCGGCGGGCGCACGCAACTGCGGTTTCGGCGGTTGACGCAAGCGCTGACGGATGAGCTCAAGGCAAGGCTTGCAGGCGAGATTGAGCGCCTGCCGGAGGTTTTTCTCTTTGGCGCCGGCCATGTCGGCCGGGCGCTGGCGGCAGCCCTTGCGCCGCTGCCGCTGTCGGTGACGGTCGTCGAAACGAGACAGCAAGAGCTTGCCAACCTGCCGGATGAAATCAAGGCCCGGCTCGTGCCAATGCCGGAAGCGTTGGTGAAAGATATTTCCGCCGGCGGCGCGGTCGTCATCCTGACCCATGACCACGCGCTGGATTTCCTCATCGCTCGCGAGGCGCTTGCGAGAACCGACCTCGCCTATACCGGCATGATCGGCTCCGCCACCAAGCGCGCCACCCTCGCAAGCTGGCTTTCACGCGAAGGCGACGGCGAGCACGGCTGGATGGAGCGGCTGACGCTGCCGATCGGCGGCTCGACGGTCAGGGACAAGCGCCCCGAAGTGATCGCCGCCATGACCGCTGCCGAGATCCTGACGGCGCTTGCGGCCTACCGCATGCGCTCGTCCTCATAA
- the xdhB gene encoding xanthine dehydrogenase molybdopterin binding subunit, whose amino-acid sequence MDKSTFEDPKVVISGPMYGSLRHDSAHKHVTGTAEYIDDTPEPAGLLHGALGLSDRAHAEILSIDLSEVAAYPGVVWVFTGKDVPGVNDVSSNGSHDEPLLAETLVQFHGQPIFAVIAETREAARRAAWLAKIAYRDLPHWSDIDGALANGSPLVTTPMTLQRGEPETEMPNAPMRLKGQMRIGGQEHFYLEGHIAVAFPGEDDEVTVWSSTQHPSEIQHIVGHVLDIPSNAVTVNVRRMGGGFGGKETQGSQFAALAALAAKKLGRAIKFRPDRDEDMSATGKRHDFLVDYEVGFDADGRIHAVDATYAARCGFSSDLSGPVTDRALFHADSSYFYPHVHLQSKPLKTHTVSNTAFRGFGGPQGMLGAERFIEEIAYALGKDPLDIRKLNFYGQPGSGRTLTPYHQEVEDNIIARVVDELEETAEYRARRNAIIAFNRDSRYIRKGIALTPVKFGISFTMTAFNQAGALVHIYQDGSIHLNHGGTEMGQGLYTKVAQVLADSFQIDISRVKITATTTAKVPNTSATAASSGSDLNGMAAYDAARQIKERLVAFAAEKWDVAPSDVVFLPNRVRVGEFEIPFRDFIKQAYFARVQLSAAGFYKTPKIHWDRKAGRGTPFYYFAYGAACTEVSIDTLTGEYLIDRTDILHDVGRSLNPAIDLGQVEGAFVQGLGWLTTEELWWDDKGRLRTHAPSTYKIPLASDRPKIFNVRLAEWSENAEATIGRSKAVGEPPFMLAISVLEALSMAVASVADYNVCPRLDAPATPERVLMAVERMKRV is encoded by the coding sequence ATGGACAAGTCCACCTTCGAAGACCCCAAAGTCGTCATCTCGGGCCCAATGTACGGCTCTCTGCGCCATGATTCCGCGCACAAACACGTTACCGGAACGGCCGAATATATCGACGACACCCCCGAACCCGCCGGCCTGCTGCACGGCGCGCTCGGCCTCTCCGACCGGGCACACGCCGAAATCCTCAGCATCGATCTCTCCGAGGTCGCCGCCTATCCCGGCGTCGTCTGGGTCTTCACCGGCAAGGACGTGCCCGGCGTCAACGACGTCAGCTCCAACGGCAGCCATGACGAGCCGCTGCTCGCCGAAACTTTGGTTCAGTTCCACGGCCAGCCGATCTTTGCCGTCATCGCCGAGACGCGCGAGGCCGCCCGCCGCGCCGCTTGGCTGGCGAAGATCGCCTATCGCGACCTCCCGCATTGGAGCGATATCGACGGCGCACTTGCAAACGGCAGCCCGCTGGTCACCACGCCGATGACGCTGCAGCGCGGCGAGCCGGAAACGGAAATGCCGAACGCACCCATGCGCCTGAAGGGCCAAATGCGCATCGGCGGACAGGAGCATTTCTATCTCGAAGGCCATATCGCCGTCGCCTTTCCCGGTGAGGATGACGAGGTAACCGTCTGGTCTTCGACCCAGCATCCGAGCGAGATCCAGCACATCGTCGGCCATGTGCTCGACATCCCTTCGAACGCGGTGACGGTCAATGTGCGCCGCATGGGCGGAGGCTTCGGCGGCAAGGAAACACAGGGCAGCCAGTTCGCGGCCCTTGCCGCCCTTGCGGCCAAGAAGCTCGGCCGCGCCATCAAGTTCCGCCCCGACCGCGACGAGGATATGAGCGCCACCGGCAAACGCCATGATTTCCTCGTCGATTACGAAGTGGGCTTCGACGCTGACGGCCGTATTCACGCTGTCGATGCGACTTATGCGGCGCGTTGCGGCTTCTCCTCCGATCTCTCGGGGCCGGTGACCGACCGGGCCCTCTTTCACGCTGATTCCAGTTACTTCTACCCGCATGTGCATCTGCAGTCGAAACCCTTGAAGACGCACACGGTCTCCAACACCGCCTTCCGCGGCTTCGGCGGTCCGCAGGGCATGCTCGGCGCCGAGCGCTTCATCGAGGAGATCGCCTACGCCCTCGGCAAGGATCCGCTCGATATTCGCAAGCTGAATTTCTACGGCCAGCCGGGCTCCGGGCGCACGCTGACACCTTACCACCAGGAGGTCGAGGACAATATCATCGCCCGTGTCGTCGACGAACTGGAGGAGACGGCCGAATACCGGGCGCGACGCAACGCCATCATCGCCTTCAACCGCGACAGCCGCTACATCAGAAAGGGCATCGCGCTGACGCCGGTCAAATTCGGCATCTCCTTTACCATGACCGCCTTCAACCAGGCCGGCGCCCTCGTCCATATCTATCAGGACGGCTCGATCCACCTGAACCATGGCGGCACCGAAATGGGCCAGGGCCTCTATACCAAGGTGGCGCAGGTGCTGGCCGACAGCTTCCAGATCGATATCTCTAGGGTGAAGATCACCGCAACGACGACCGCCAAGGTGCCGAACACCTCGGCCACCGCCGCCTCCTCCGGCTCGGACCTGAACGGCATGGCGGCCTACGATGCCGCCCGCCAGATCAAGGAACGGCTGGTGGCCTTTGCCGCCGAAAAATGGGATGTGGCCCCCTCCGACGTCGTCTTCCTGCCAAACCGCGTGCGCGTCGGCGAGTTCGAGATCCCCTTCCGTGATTTCATCAAGCAGGCCTATTTCGCCCGCGTCCAGCTTTCAGCCGCCGGCTTCTACAAGACGCCGAAGATCCACTGGGACCGCAAGGCCGGCCGCGGCACCCCCTTCTATTATTTCGCCTACGGCGCCGCCTGCACCGAGGTCTCGATCGATACGCTGACCGGTGAATATCTGATCGACCGCACCGACATTCTCCACGATGTCGGCCGCTCGCTGAACCCGGCGATCGACCTCGGCCAGGTCGAAGGGGCCTTCGTCCAAGGTTTGGGCTGGCTGACGACGGAAGAGCTCTGGTGGGACGACAAGGGACGGCTGCGCACCCATGCCCCGTCGACCTACAAGATCCCGCTCGCCTCCGACCGGCCGAAAATCTTCAACGTGCGGCTGGCCGAATGGTCAGAGAATGCCGAAGCGACGATCGGCCGTTCCAAGGCGGTCGGCGAACCGCCCTTCATGCTGGCGATCTCGGTGCTGGAAGCCCTGTCGATGGCGGTCGCTAGCGTCGCCGATTATAACGTCTGTCCGAGACTCGATGCGCCGGCGACTCCGGAACGGGTGCTGATGGCTGTGGAGCGGATGAAGCGGGTGTAG